One genomic window of Pocillopora verrucosa isolate sample1 chromosome 8, ASM3666991v2, whole genome shotgun sequence includes the following:
- the LOC131783479 gene encoding cytochrome c oxidase subunit 6B1, which yields MMAENVEQHFDPKTFKLETAPFDARFPYTNQTKNCWQNYVDFHRCIKKFGEEESRCQYFFRTYKSLCPGPWVESWDDQMESGTFPGRI from the exons ATGATGGCAGAAAATGTTGAACAACACTTTGACCCTAAGACTTTTAAATTGGAGACAGCTCCCTTTGATGCAAGATTCCCTTACACCAACCAGACAAAGAACTGCTGGCAGAACTATGTGGACTTTCATCGATGCATAAAGAAGTTTGGAGAGGAAGAAAGCAGATGTCAGTATTTTTTCAGGACTTACAAATCCTTATGCCCTGGTCCCTGG GTGGAAAGCTGGGATGATCAAATGGAAAGTGGCACATTCCCTGGGcgtatttga
- the LOC131783488 gene encoding putative POTE ankyrin domain family member M: MLLEAVSRGRLYQVKFLLESFTEDVNKVDENRQTALMKAIFLPDTMHRTRYKIVKILLDHKTRVNVVDREGRTALMWACIRGQENVVRKILDVSILDLNLNGGDKYGNTALFYAAASGQVNTVKRLVTALKRFGLDIDKKNAQGMTPILEATKRGHDECAQVLMTEGKASLTIRDPETFLNTKEWAEKRSLTNLSELIARRSPSPQLAVQNVENDPELDDQISSASDLENKNTQRNLANESCNANEQAAPSPQQRRGSVSDKKMKGPTDTLPSSRQGRSTPLMAENKKEGSVSPRSSTTTVSLTRRKSELFEKTKIGAAAITAKSEMCRLLSLYGIQHSESYRQSFDPILLPPSGYWPDPLAHLRDNTSSVADDDLESNFLDVLRPRGSGRRRSSAFPGAPDMGRRGSSVAGRRGSMMPNGSGMGMGKRGSIAPSLMSIGGGKNFLEAPGLLTSRRTTLSANNTRGTTSLSPFDRRGSLMPRGSEQTRPTLPRRITTHIAVGLGHIQES; encoded by the coding sequence ATGTTGCTGGAAGCAGTTTCAAGAGGCAGGCTGTACCAAGTCAAATTCTTACTTGAATCATTTACTGAGGACGTGAACAAAGTGGATGAAAATCGTCAAACTGCGCTGATGAAAGCAATTTTTCTTCCCGACACAATGCACCGCACGCGTTACAAAATCGTGAAGATTCTACTCGACCACAAAACGCGCGTCAACGTTGTAGACAGAGAAGGAAGAACGGCGTTGATGTGGGCTTGTATTCGCGGACAGGAAAACGTGGTCAGAAAGATCCTCGATGTTTCAATTTTAGATCTGAATTTGAACGGAGGAGACAAGTACGGCAACACAGCATTGTTCTACGCCGCAGCGAGTGGTCAAGTGAATACCGTCAAAAGACTTGTGACAGCGTTAAAACGATTTGGACTGGATATCGATAAAAAGAACGCGCAGGGAATGACACCGATATTGGAGGCCACTAAACGTGGGCATGATGAATGCGCACAAGTGCTGATGACCGAAGGTAAAGCTTCTCTAACAATTAGAGATCCTGAAACGTTTCTAAACACCAAAGAATGGGCTGAAAAGCGTTCTTTGACGAACTTATCGGAACTGATTGCACGAAGAAGCCCCTCGCCGCAACTTGCGGTACAGAACGTTGAGAACGATCCGGAGCTCGACGATCAGATCTCATCGGCCTCAGATTTGGAAAATAAGAACACTCAGAGAAACCTTGCTAATGAGAGCTGTAACGCTAATGAACAAGCAGCACCTTCGCCGCAACAAAGACGAGGCTCAGTGTCGGATAAAAAGATGAAAGGGCCAACGGACACGCTTCCTTCGTCACGGCAGGGCCGAAGTACACCACTGAtggcagaaaataaaaaagagggaTCCGTTTCCCCAAGGAGTTCCACCACAACTGTATCTTTAACTAGAAGAAAAAGTGAACTCTTTGAAAAGACTAAAATTGGAGCGGCTGCCATTACGGCAAAATCAGAAATGTGTCGGCTTCTAAGCTTGTATGGTATTCAACACTCTGAGTCCTACAGGCAGAGTTTCGACCCGATACTTCTACCTCCGAGTGGATACTGGCCAGATCCACTGGCTCATCTCAGAGACAACACTTCATCCGTAGCGGATGACGATTTAGAGTCGAATTTTTTAGATGTCCTCCGACCACGCGGATCAGGTCGTCGGAGATCTTCGGCTTTTCCCGGAGCCCCTGACATGGGTCGTCGTGGGAGCAGTGTCGCCGGTCGAAGAGGGTCGATGATGCCCAACGGATCCGGTATGGGAATGGGAAAGAGAGGTTCTATTGCTCCATCATTGATGTCGATAGGGGGAGGTAAAAACTTTCTGGAGGCTCCAGGACTTCTAACGTCGCGAAGAACGACGCTATCTGCAAACAATACAAGGGGGACGACATCACTCAGCCCTTTCGACAGGAGGGGCTCACTTATGCCGAGAGGAAGTGAACAGACGAGACCGACGCTCCCTCGTCGGATAACTACGCACATAGCAGTTGGATTAGGACACATACAGGAGAGCTAg